A window from Primulina eburnea isolate SZY01 chromosome 2, ASM2296580v1, whole genome shotgun sequence encodes these proteins:
- the LOC140824095 gene encoding uncharacterized protein, with protein MAIATIVATTLQGMSHLNTNTNQPPPPPPSNGIKHHYESLRRNQVPTFDGNPDPEVGQGWLNNIETQLQFLEVPNELKVTVMTPFLEEKAAKWWETISANMTEVGPITWKKFREALLKQYYPAELRLKLLSEFENFTQTPDMSVVEYNSKFNSLGTYAPAIMADDILKMHRFKRGLNSRVQSSLAVYQPTGFDDLMGAAIRAENDIKRREDENKNKRRKQPVKRSNQSSGPFKGTPSNSTTTFSSIKPCPLCNYQHIGECRRNIGACFNCGNMGHRIANCPEPLKKMTWSNTNATPNKPKENKTNARMFAITQEEVDDANDVVEGTIIILKIAAYVLFDCGATHSFISKRFTKKLGLIPEILVEPFRIATPTSKTIETHKIYWNCIVYINEHTFNVELIQVNMVEFDVILGMDWLSKSHAIVDCWRKIIKLRTPSQKEITYHGKAKKRKSFLSASQTWKAMKSGEIVYLAMVYEVKEGVELKIEDIPVVQEFSDVFPEELPGMVSDR; from the coding sequence ATGGCCATAGCAACCATTGTGGCAACAACTCTCCAAGGAATGAGCCATTTAAATACCAACACTAAccagccaccaccacctccaccatcGAATGGAATCAAACACCATTATGAATCTCTTCGGAGGAATCAAGTCCCAACGTTTGACGGCAACCCTGACCCAGAAGTTGGTCAAGGCTGGCTCAATAATATTGAGACACAACTCCAATTTCTTGAAGTGCCAAATGAACTAAAAGTGACTGTGATGACACCATTCTTAGAAGAAAAGGCGGCCAAATGGTGGGAGACAATCTCAGCAAATATGACAGAAGTCGGACCAATCACATGGAAAAAATTTCGAGAAGCACTTTTGAAACAATACTATCCAGCAGAGTTGAGATTAAAATTGTTGagtgaattcgagaattttacTCAAACCCCAGATATGTCTGTTGTGGAGTACAATTCTAAATTCAACTCCCTTGGAACCTATGCTCCTGCCATCATGGCAGATGATATCCTGAAGATGCATCGTTTCAAACGTGGTCTGAACAGCCGTGTCCAATCATCTCTGGCAGTTTACCAACCCACAGGTTTTGATGATTTAATGGGAGCAGCCATTAGAGCTGAGAATGATATCAAGCGACGAgaagatgaaaataaaaataaacgacGTAAACAACCAGTTAAAAGGTCAAACCAATCGAGTGGACCATTCAAGGGAACTCCTTCCAATTCAACTACGACATTCTCAAGCATAAAACCTTGTCCATTATGCAACTACCAACACATTGGAGAATGTCGAAGGAACATTGGTGCTTGCTTCAATTGTGGGAATATGGGACACCGAATTGCTAATTGTCctgaaccattaaagaaaatgacatGGTCAAACACTAATGCTACCCCCAACAAGCCAAAGGAGAATAAGACCAATGCTCGTATGTTTGCCATAACTCAAGAAGAGGTAGATGATGCAAACGATGTCGTGGAAGGTACCATTATAATCCTTAAAATTGCAGCTTATGTGTTGTTTGACTGTGGTGCCACTCATTCATTTATTTCTAAGAGATTCACTAAGAAGTTAGGGCTTATACCAGAGATACTTGTTGAACCTTTTAGAATTGCTACTCCCACCAGTAAAACAATTGAAACACATAAGATATattggaactgcatagtatATATCAATGAACACACATTCAACGTTGAATTGATTCAAGTCAACATGGTGGAGTTCGACGTTATtctgggaatggattggttatccAAGAGTCATGCAATAGTAGATTGTTGGCGTAAGATTATCAAACTCCGAACTCCAAGCCAAAAAGAAATCACATACCATGGCAAGGCTAAGAAACGTAAATCCTTCCTTTCTGCATCTCAAACCTGGAAAGCCATGAAGTCTGGAGAAATAGTCTATCTAGCAATGGTATATGAAGTAAAAGAAGGAGTTGAGCTCAAGATAGAAGATATTCCAGTGGTACAAGAATTTTCGGATGTCTTTCCAGAAGAGCTACCTGGAATGGTCTCGGACCGTTAG